The DNA sequence TCCCGTATAGCTCGTCGGTCATGGGCTTGATGTTGCTTTTAGGCCCTCGTTCCGATGTCTTTTCCATATGCAACCCGGTTACTCGTGAGTATGTCAGAGTTCCCGTCCCTCCGCCTCCTAAGAGTCTCGATCATCTTTACGATATGCGCCTCCCTAAACTTTATAGATGTTTTAGTTACGGAATCGGGGTGAGCAAAAAAAGCAAACAATATAAACTAGTGTTTATATTTGGGTGTCACGGATGCCAAGTATACACTCTAGGAACAGGACAGTGGAGGGTGGGCCCGAGCCCACCCATAACCGAAGATTATTTCTCTGGTGGGGGAAATTGGGCATCCCTGGACGGGAAGCTTTACTGGGTAAAAGATATGGAGAATATTTGCTCATTCGATCTTGAAAGCGAGGTTTTTACCAGTTTCTCGGCCCCGCCTTGTCCCAACCAAGTTGTAGGTGAATCTGTTCATAAAGGTTCTTTCTTGAGGAGAGTGTGTGTTTTGGAAGAGGGCCTGTGTGTATGTGATGCTGCACAATCCTCAACACATGATCTGGATATGCTAATATGGATAATGAGGAGAGAAGGAGTTTGGAGATTGCAATGTAGGATAGTTAAGGC is a window from the Salvia hispanica cultivar TCC Black 2014 chromosome 1, UniMelb_Shisp_WGS_1.0, whole genome shotgun sequence genome containing:
- the LOC125200519 gene encoding putative F-box protein At2g02030, encoding MNHNNGFDLFRELPLEITIDILSRLPIGTVIRSKLVSKAWRDVIKSHEFVEAHHSKREHRHEHDTFFVKTSSGGSEAYKLLEGYGSSTPTTTTTICRTGTLAKYKPLLPYSSSVMGLMLLLGPRSDVFSICNPVTREYVRVPVPPPPKSLDHLYDMRLPKLYRCFSYGIGVSKKSKQYKLVFIFGCHGCQVYTLGTGQWRVGPSPPITEDYFSGGGNWASLDGKLYWVKDMENICSFDLESEVFTSFSAPPCPNQVVGESVHKGSFLRRVCVLEEGLCVCDAAQSSTHDLDMLIWIMRREGVWRLQCRIVKANIRGDMHMSLPIKVLGKGKTILLASEEGCGERYWYGTNNASITQNQQYTYACPFTQNLVPTPRQRYHSLLLILISRC